The proteins below are encoded in one region of Cucurbita pepo subsp. pepo cultivar mu-cu-16 chromosome LG10, ASM280686v2, whole genome shotgun sequence:
- the LOC111803650 gene encoding uncharacterized protein LOC111803650: protein MWLLWWPKNNASAGAKTCTSSSAAVTATSLARKASSSNCNCFAKLLRKLKKRSRVLRSTAGESSSTFQCRYDPLSYSLNFDTSGCGGLLDEHYYQYCAFSSRFASNPGNVSHSAPVVTVTTSR, encoded by the coding sequence ATGTGGCTTCTCTGGTGGCCGAAGAACAACGCCTCCGCCGGCGCCAAAACTTGCAcatcctcctccgccgccgtaACTGCGACTTCGCTCGCCAGGAAGGCCTCCTCCTCCAACTGCAACTGCTTCGCCAAACTGTTGCGCAAACTGAAGAAACGCAGCAGAGTACTCCGTAGCACCGCTGGAGAGAGCAGCAGCACCTTCCAATGCCGCTACGATCCTTTGAGCTACTCTCTCAACTTCGACACCAGCGGCTGCGGAGGCTTGTTAGATGAACATTACTATCAGTACTGCGCTTTCTCATCCAGATTCGCGTCCAATCCAGGAAATGTTTCTCATTCTGCTCCTGTTGTAACAGTCACTACTTCTCGCTAG
- the LOC111803805 gene encoding LOW QUALITY PROTEIN: UDP-N-acetylglucosamine diphosphorylase 2-like (The sequence of the model RefSeq protein was modified relative to this genomic sequence to represent the inferred CDS: deleted 1 base in 1 codon), whose amino-acid sequence MAVIGFDANAPLPPPPPPQQLLLQQPPQALLERLKDYGQEDVFALWDELSHEERDLLVKDIESLDLSRVDRIIRCSLRSQGLPAAAIEPVPESCVSTLEERTLDERERWWKTGLKAISDGKLAVLLLSGGQGTRLGSSDPKGCFNIGLPSGKSLFQLQAERMLHVQRLAAQATTDNSTSSASIHWYVMTSPFTDEATRSFFDSQKYFGLEANQVTFFQQGTIPCISKDGRFVMETPYRVSKAPDGNGGVYAALRSSHLLEDMSARGIKYIDCYGVDNALVRVADPTFLGYFIDKGVSAAAKVVRKAYPQEKVGVFVRRGKGGPLTVVEYSELDPSLASAINQVTGRLRFCWSNVCLDMFTLDFLNQVANGLEKDSIYHLAEKKIPSIHGHTMGLKMEQFIFDAFPYAPSTALFEILREEEFAPVKNGNGSNFDTPDSARLLVLRLHARWVVAAGGFLTHSVPLYATGVEVSPLCSYAGENLEAICRGRTFHAPCEISF is encoded by the exons atggCGGTGATTGGTTTCGATGCCAATGCGCCattgccgccgccgccgccgccacaaCAGCTGCTTCTGCAACAACCACCTCAGGCCTTGCTCGAGCGCCTCAAGGATTACGGCCAGGAAGATGTTTTTGCTCTTTGGGACGAGCTCTCTCACGAAGAGCGGGATCTTCTTGTCAAGGATATTGAG AGTTTGGATCTTTCCAGGGTAGATCGAATTATTCGATGTTCGCTTCGTTCGCAAG GGCTACCTGCGGCAGCAATTGAACCCGTACCAGAGAGCTGCGTGTCGACGCTGGAGGAGCGAACCCTTGACGAAAGAGAGAGATGGTGGAAGACGGGGTTGAAGGCCATCTCAGATGGAAAATTGGCCGTTTTGCTATTGTCTGGTGGTCAG GGAACTCGGCTGGGCAGTTCTGATCCTAAGGGATGTTTCA ATATTGGACTTCCATCGGggaaatctctctttcaactCCAAGCTGAGAGAATGTTGCACGTTCAAAGATTAGCTGCTCAAGCTACAACTGATA ATTCTACCAGTTCTGCATCAATTCATTGGTATGTGATGACCAGTCCATTTACCGACGAGGCCACTCGCAGTTTTTTTGAT AGTCAGAAATATTTTGGTTTGGAGGCTAATCA GGTCACCTTCTTTCAGCAGGGCACCATTCCTTGTATATCCAAGGATGGTAGATTTGTGATGGAAACACCATACAGA GTTTCTAAGGCTCCAGATGGAAATGGAGGGGTATATGCAG CTTTAAGATCCTCACACTTATTAGAAGATATGTCAGCAAGAGGGATTAAATATATTGACTGCTATGGAGTTGACAATGCATTA GTTCGCGTGGCTGATCCAACATTCTTGGGATATTTCATTGATAAAGGTGTATCTGCGGCAGCAAAAGTTGTTCGTAAG GCATATCCCCAAGAGAAGGTTGGTGTATTTGTCCGACGAGGTAAAGGAGGACCGCTCACTGTTGTTGAGTACAGTGAATTGGATCCATCACTGGCTTCTGCTATCAATCAAGTAACAGGGCGTCTTCGTTTCTGTTGGAGTAAT GTGTGCTTAGACATGTTTACATTGGATTTTCTAAACCAAGTGGCAAATGGTCTCGAAAAGGACAGCAT CTACCATCTAGCGGAGAAAAAAATTCCTTCTATTCACGGGCATACAATGGGACTAAAAATGGAGCAGTTCATATTCGATGCATTTCCTTATGCTCCTTCTACTGCACTATTTGAG ATCTTACGAGAAGAAGAGTTCGCACCTGTGAAAAATGGCAATGGgtcaaattttgacactccaGATAGTGCTAGGCTGCTTGTTCTCCGACTCCATGCTCGCTGGGTGGTTGCAGCTGGTGGATTCTTGACACATTCAGTGCCCTTATATGCAACTG GCGTGGAAGTATCACCACTTTGTTCGTATGCCGGAGAAAATCTAGAAGCGATATGCCGTGGAAGGACATTCCATGCACCCTGTGAAATTTCTTTCTAG
- the LOC111804353 gene encoding uncharacterized protein LOC111804353 produces MKKKKKKKKKKKMMMMMMKPAWLEGLMSNCNFFAPCGLHQSGRKNEMNVFCLHCCLSICPHCVPSHRSHPLLQIRRYVYHNVVRLGDLEKLIHCSYIQPYTINGAKVIFLNHRPQSRPSKAPSNVCLTCDRILQHPFHFCSLSCKVDHMVLEGADLSSILFRFDESDFAISQFEGLRMDASELTDDDAQITPNFDSLECQAYSISNEATSNSVVSQEPEIATRKKKKKKNTTTTTTTTTTTNGFLPGIVLSLGSRRKGAPQRAPLS; encoded by the exons atgaagaagaagaagaagaagaagaagaagaagaagatgatgatgatgatgatgaaaccTGCATGGCTTGAAGGTTTAATGTCGAATTGTAATTTCTTCGCCCCCTGTGGGCTCCACCAGTCTGGGAGGAAGAACGAGATGAACGTGTTCTGCTTGCACTGTTGCCTCAGCATTTGCCCTCACTGCGTTCCTTCTCACCGCTCCCATCCTCTTCTCCAG ATTCGACGCTATGTTTATCACAACGTGGTTCGGCTTGGCGATCTGGAGAAGCTCATTCACTGTTCTTATATTCAG CCTTACACTATAAATGGTGCCAAAGTGATATTCTTGAATCACAGGCCACAGTCTAGGCCCTCCAAAGCCCCCTCCAATGTTTGTTTAACTTGTGACCGAATTCTTCAACACCCTTTCCACTTCTGCTCCCTCTCATGCAAG GTTGATCATATGGTGTTGGAAGGGGCAGATCTTTCCAGCATTCTGTTCAGGTTTGACGAATCAGATTTTGCAATCTCACAATTTGAAGGATTGCGGATGGATGCCTCCGAGCTCACCGACGACGACGCCCAAATCACTCCAAACTTCGACTCGTTGGAATGCCAGGCTTACTCGATTTCGAATGAAGCCACCAGCAATTCAGTAGTCTCACAGGAACCGGAGATTGCaacgaggaagaagaagaagaagaagaacaccaccaccaccaccaccaccaccaccaccaccaatgGTTTCCTTCCTGGAATTGTTCTCTCTCTGGGTAGCCGGAGAAAGGGTGCTCCCCAAAGGGCTCCACTGTCTTAG
- the LOC111804346 gene encoding phenylalanine--tRNA ligase, chloroplastic/mitochondrial-like isoform X1, with translation MTSTLSLARPFLFTNASNLLRRNCLATFSFSASFSSDSLHQKKWRQPVSSLLELGGVAIGKHDVVRDDPTNNVPDSIFSKLGMQLHQRDNHPLGILKNEIYNYFDTNYSNKFTKFDDLSPIVSVKENFDDVLVPVDHVSRSYNDTYYIDSQTVLRCHTSAHQAELLRRGYTQFLVTGDVYRRDSIDSTHYPVFHQMEGVRVFSLNDWEASGTDGTSFAADDLKKCLEGLARHLFGAVEMRWVDTYFPFTNPSFELEIFFQEKWLEVLGCGVMEQEILKRSDKENNVAWAFGLGLERLAMVLFDIPDIRLFWSADERFTSQFSKGKLGVKFKSFSKFPPCYKDISFWINDSFTENNLCEVVRGVAGDLVEEVQLIDSFTNKKKGMTSHCYRIAYRSMERSLTDEEINDLQWNVREQVQSKLNVVLR, from the exons ATGACATCCACTCTGTCACTGGCTCGACCTTTTCTCTTCACTAATGCTTCTAATCTTCTTCGCAGAAACTGCCTCGcaaccttttccttctctgCATCTTTCTCCTCCGACAGCCTTCACCAGAAGAAATGGAGGCAGCCGGTTTCTTCACTTCTTGAGCTTGGCGGAGTCGCTATTGGGAAACATG ATGTTGTGAGGGATGATCCCACGAACAATGTCCCAGATAgtattttttcaaaacttggtATGCAACTCCACCAAAGAGATAACCATCCACTTGGCATTCTGAAGAATGAGATATACAACTATTTTGATACAAATTACTCAAATAAGTTCACTAAGTTTGATGACCTCAGTCCAATCGTTTCTGTGAAGGAG AATTTTGATGATGTGTTGGTTCCAGTGGATCATGTAAGCCGAAGTTATAATGATACATACTACATTGACTCGCAAACTGTTCTGAGATGTCATACAAGTGCTCACCAAGCGGAGCTGTTGAGAAGAGGCTATACTCAGTTTCTTGTGACAGGCGATGTTTATCGTCGGGATTCCATTGATTCAACTCATTACCCTGTATTTCATCAG ATGGAAGGTGTCCGTGTTTTTTCTCTGAATGATTGGGAGGCATCTGGTACAGATGGAACATCTTTTGCAGCTGACGACTTGAAGAAATGTTTGGAAGGTTTGGCAAGGCATTTATTTG GTGCTGTGGAAATGCGCTGGGTTGATACATATTTCCCATTTACAAATCCATCATTTGAACTTGAGATTTTCTTTCAG GAGAAATGGCTGGAAGTATTGGGATGCGGGGTGATGGAGCaagaaatattgaaaagaagtgataaagaaaataatgttgCATGGGCTTTTGGTCTCGGGTTGGAAAGGCTAGCTATGGTTCTTTTTGATATACCTGATATCCGATTATTTTGGTCAGCTGACGAGCGATTTACCTCGCAG TTCTCAAAGGGCAAGCTAGGTGTTAAGTTTAAATCGTTTTCTAAG TTTCCACCTTGCTACAAGGACATCAGTTTTTGGATCAATGATTCTTTCACCGAGAATAATTTATGTGAAGTTGTTAGAGGAGTTGCCGGCGACCTTGTTGAAGAG GTACAATTGATAGACAGTTTTACCAACAAGAAGAAAGGGATGACGAGTCACTGTTACAGGATTGCTTACCGATCTATGGAACGGTCACTCACAGATGAAGAAATCAATGATTTGCAG TGGAACGTGAGAGAACAGGTTCAGAGCAAGTTGAACGTTGTCTTGCGATGA
- the LOC111804346 gene encoding phenylalanine--tRNA ligase, chloroplastic/mitochondrial-like isoform X2, which yields MLLIFFAETASQPFPSLHLSPPTAFTRRNGGSRFLHFLSLAESLLGNMNFDDVLVPVDHVSRSYNDTYYIDSQTVLRCHTSAHQAELLRRGYTQFLVTGDVYRRDSIDSTHYPVFHQMEGVRVFSLNDWEASGTDGTSFAADDLKKCLEGLARHLFGAVEMRWVDTYFPFTNPSFELEIFFQEKWLEVLGCGVMEQEILKRSDKENNVAWAFGLGLERLAMVLFDIPDIRLFWSADERFTSQFSKGKLGVKFKSFSKFPPCYKDISFWINDSFTENNLCEVVRGVAGDLVEEVQLIDSFTNKKKGMTSHCYRIAYRSMERSLTDEEINDLQWNVREQVQSKLNVVLR from the exons ATGCTTCTAATCTTCTTCGCAGAAACTGCCTCGcaaccttttccttctctgCATCTTTCTCCTCCGACAGCCTTCACCAGAAGAAATGGAGGCAGCCGGTTTCTTCACTTCTTGAGCTTGGCGGAGTCGCTATTGGGAAACATG AATTTTGATGATGTGTTGGTTCCAGTGGATCATGTAAGCCGAAGTTATAATGATACATACTACATTGACTCGCAAACTGTTCTGAGATGTCATACAAGTGCTCACCAAGCGGAGCTGTTGAGAAGAGGCTATACTCAGTTTCTTGTGACAGGCGATGTTTATCGTCGGGATTCCATTGATTCAACTCATTACCCTGTATTTCATCAG ATGGAAGGTGTCCGTGTTTTTTCTCTGAATGATTGGGAGGCATCTGGTACAGATGGAACATCTTTTGCAGCTGACGACTTGAAGAAATGTTTGGAAGGTTTGGCAAGGCATTTATTTG GTGCTGTGGAAATGCGCTGGGTTGATACATATTTCCCATTTACAAATCCATCATTTGAACTTGAGATTTTCTTTCAG GAGAAATGGCTGGAAGTATTGGGATGCGGGGTGATGGAGCaagaaatattgaaaagaagtgataaagaaaataatgttgCATGGGCTTTTGGTCTCGGGTTGGAAAGGCTAGCTATGGTTCTTTTTGATATACCTGATATCCGATTATTTTGGTCAGCTGACGAGCGATTTACCTCGCAG TTCTCAAAGGGCAAGCTAGGTGTTAAGTTTAAATCGTTTTCTAAG TTTCCACCTTGCTACAAGGACATCAGTTTTTGGATCAATGATTCTTTCACCGAGAATAATTTATGTGAAGTTGTTAGAGGAGTTGCCGGCGACCTTGTTGAAGAG GTACAATTGATAGACAGTTTTACCAACAAGAAGAAAGGGATGACGAGTCACTGTTACAGGATTGCTTACCGATCTATGGAACGGTCACTCACAGATGAAGAAATCAATGATTTGCAG TGGAACGTGAGAGAACAGGTTCAGAGCAAGTTGAACGTTGTCTTGCGATGA
- the LOC111804430 gene encoding thioredoxin O2, mitochondrial-like isoform X1, which produces MGRNIIAHWRLLRRALDHGRWLGPCYRNYSIFSRSEILLGSSSSSSFSAAPSHRSAPDFQSPRLPFQHCRPLCSASDPSNIIMIKSEDQFKKSLGKAQDEALPAIFYFTAAWCGPCRLLSPVIKELSKNHPQVTTYKIDIDQEGLERTLNDLNITSVPTLHFFQSGKKAGEIIGADVAGIKNIMEKLYK; this is translated from the exons ATGGGAAGAAATATCATCGCTCACTGGCGTCTACTCCGGCGAGCTCTCGACCACGGCCGATGGCTAGGTCCATGTTATCGcaattattctattttcagtCGCTCTGAAATACTTCTTGGAAGTTCGTCATCATCTTCGTTTTCAGCCGCTCCCTCCCATCGCAGTGCGCCGGACTTTCAGTCCCCCAGGCTACCTTTTCAGCACTGTCGACCTCTATGCTCAGCGTCAG ATCCTTCGAATATTATCATGATAAAGTCTGAAGATCAATTCAAGAAGTCACTTGGGAAAGCACAAG ATGAAGCTTTGCCGGCAATTTTCTACTTCACAGCTGCCTGGTGTGGCCCTT GCAGATTGTTATCCCCTGTAATCAAAGAATTGAGTAAGAACCATCCTCAGGTGACAACATATAAAATTGACATTGATCAG GAGGGACTCGAAAGAACTTTGAATGACTTAAATATTACCTCTGTG CCAACACTTCATTTCTTTCAGAGTGGCAAAAAGGCAGGGGAGATTATCGGTGCTGATGTTGCAGGCATAAAAAATATCATGGAGAAGCTTTACAAATGA
- the LOC111804430 gene encoding thioredoxin O1, mitochondrial-like isoform X3: protein MGRNIIAHWRLLRRALDHGRWLAAPSHRSAPDFQSPRLPFQHCRPLCSASDPSNIIMIKSEDQFKKSLGKAQDEALPAIFYFTAAWCGPCRLLSPVIKELSKNHPQVTTYKIDIDQEGLERTLNDLNITSVPTLHFFQSGKKAGEIIGADVAGIKNIMEKLYK from the exons ATGGGAAGAAATATCATCGCTCACTGGCGTCTACTCCGGCGAGCTCTCGACCACGGCCGATGGCTAG CCGCTCCCTCCCATCGCAGTGCGCCGGACTTTCAGTCCCCCAGGCTACCTTTTCAGCACTGTCGACCTCTATGCTCAGCGTCAG ATCCTTCGAATATTATCATGATAAAGTCTGAAGATCAATTCAAGAAGTCACTTGGGAAAGCACAAG ATGAAGCTTTGCCGGCAATTTTCTACTTCACAGCTGCCTGGTGTGGCCCTT GCAGATTGTTATCCCCTGTAATCAAAGAATTGAGTAAGAACCATCCTCAGGTGACAACATATAAAATTGACATTGATCAG GAGGGACTCGAAAGAACTTTGAATGACTTAAATATTACCTCTGTG CCAACACTTCATTTCTTTCAGAGTGGCAAAAAGGCAGGGGAGATTATCGGTGCTGATGTTGCAGGCATAAAAAATATCATGGAGAAGCTTTACAAATGA
- the LOC111804430 gene encoding thioredoxin O2, mitochondrial-like isoform X2 encodes MGRNIIAHWRLLRRALDHGRWLGPCYRNYSIFSRSEILLGSSSSSSFSAAPSHRSAPDFQSPRLPFQHCRPLCSASDPSNIIMIKSEDQFKKSLGKAQDEALPAIFYFTAAWCGPCRLLSPVIKELSKNHPQVTTYKIDIDQEGLERTLNDLNITSVSGKKAGEIIGADVAGIKNIMEKLYK; translated from the exons ATGGGAAGAAATATCATCGCTCACTGGCGTCTACTCCGGCGAGCTCTCGACCACGGCCGATGGCTAGGTCCATGTTATCGcaattattctattttcagtCGCTCTGAAATACTTCTTGGAAGTTCGTCATCATCTTCGTTTTCAGCCGCTCCCTCCCATCGCAGTGCGCCGGACTTTCAGTCCCCCAGGCTACCTTTTCAGCACTGTCGACCTCTATGCTCAGCGTCAG ATCCTTCGAATATTATCATGATAAAGTCTGAAGATCAATTCAAGAAGTCACTTGGGAAAGCACAAG ATGAAGCTTTGCCGGCAATTTTCTACTTCACAGCTGCCTGGTGTGGCCCTT GCAGATTGTTATCCCCTGTAATCAAAGAATTGAGTAAGAACCATCCTCAGGTGACAACATATAAAATTGACATTGATCAG GAGGGACTCGAAAGAACTTTGAATGACTTAAATATTACCTCTGTG AGTGGCAAAAAGGCAGGGGAGATTATCGGTGCTGATGTTGCAGGCATAAAAAATATCATGGAGAAGCTTTACAAATGA